A DNA window from Thermococcus sp. 4557 contains the following coding sequences:
- a CDS encoding multiprotein bridging factor aMBF1, protein MGKAKPRYCEICGAPIRGPGHRIRIEGAEVLVCDRCYEKYGGKKPGTFSIMPTGRQPTRRTYSRPARPRPAPRPRTERPLYTEEIVEDYAERVYRAIQRSGKSYEELSHEVGLSMNDLRAIAHGHREPTIKEAKKLEKYFKIKLIETSGEEVLEKKSIPRDYEPTLGDIANIKIKKRKKK, encoded by the coding sequence ATGGGGAAGGCCAAGCCAAGGTACTGTGAGATATGCGGGGCGCCGATAAGAGGTCCCGGTCACAGGATAAGGATCGAGGGGGCGGAAGTTCTCGTCTGCGACCGCTGTTATGAGAAATACGGTGGAAAGAAGCCCGGAACCTTCAGCATCATGCCGACCGGCAGGCAGCCGACGAGGAGAACCTATTCACGGCCGGCCAGACCGAGGCCCGCTCCGAGGCCGAGGACGGAGAGGCCGCTCTACACCGAGGAGATAGTTGAGGATTACGCCGAGAGGGTTTACAGGGCAATACAGCGCTCGGGGAAGAGCTACGAGGAGCTCTCCCACGAGGTCGGGCTCTCAATGAACGACCTCCGTGCCATCGCCCACGGCCACCGCGAGCCGACGATAAAGGAAGCGAAAAAGCTGGAGAAGTACTTCAAAATAAAACTCATCGAGACCTCCGGGGAGGAGGTTCTAGAGAAGAAGAGCATCCCGAGGGACTACGAGCCGACGCTCGGTGACATAGCCAACATCAAGATCAAGAAGCGGAAGAAGAAGTGA
- a CDS encoding Zn-ribbon domain-containing OB-fold protein, with product MARPMQVSRYWRHFREKYRLIGGKCENGHVHFPKRSVCPVCGSREIEEIELSGRGKVLSWTIVRNPPSGFEYYKPFPLALVELEEGPVVLAQLTDVDPEEIDFGMEVEVVTRKIMEFEEDGIILYGYKFRPPLK from the coding sequence ATGGCGCGCCCGATGCAGGTTTCCCGATACTGGAGGCACTTCCGTGAGAAGTACAGGCTCATCGGCGGGAAGTGCGAGAACGGCCATGTGCACTTCCCGAAGAGGTCCGTCTGCCCGGTCTGCGGCTCGAGGGAGATCGAGGAAATCGAGCTGAGCGGCAGGGGCAAGGTTCTCAGCTGGACCATCGTCAGGAACCCGCCCAGCGGCTTCGAGTACTACAAGCCCTTCCCGCTGGCGCTCGTGGAGCTCGAGGAGGGGCCTGTCGTCCTCGCCCAGCTGACCGACGTTGATCCTGAGGAGATAGACTTCGGCATGGAGGTCGAGGTCGTCACCAGGAAGATAATGGAGTTCGAGGAGGACGGAATAATCCTCTACGGCTACAAGTTCAGGCCTCCGCTGAAGTGA
- a CDS encoding thiolase domain-containing protein, with translation MRKAVIIGAGMVPVGEHWKLSLRDIAVEALLNSMDDAGIDKVDSLYVGNMASGSFVEQENLGALIADWAGLGHIPAVKVEAACASGGAAVQEGVKAVLSGLEDVVAVVGVEKMTDAWPSDATRYLAYAADADWELFHGASFVALNALIMRLYMKEYGYTEEDLALFAVNAHANGAKNPYAMFKRSITVETVMKSPYVADPLKLFDASPVCDGSAAVIITTPEKAKELGVPKEKWVEVAGMGRAIDTINLANREDFLTLKAAKVAAERAYKMAGVEAKNIDFFEVHDAFTVMAALSLEALGVAKKGEGAKLAKEGQIAIDADYPIQTMGGLKARGHPVGATGVYQTVEAVLQLRGEAPSQVPDAEIGLTQNIGGTGSNITVNVFRRV, from the coding sequence ATGAGGAAGGCGGTCATAATTGGTGCCGGAATGGTTCCGGTTGGCGAGCACTGGAAGCTCTCACTCAGAGATATAGCGGTTGAGGCCCTTCTCAACTCGATGGACGACGCTGGAATCGACAAGGTGGATTCCCTCTACGTTGGAAACATGGCCTCCGGCTCCTTCGTCGAGCAGGAGAACCTCGGGGCCCTCATAGCGGACTGGGCGGGCCTTGGCCACATACCTGCGGTCAAGGTAGAGGCCGCCTGCGCCAGCGGCGGTGCCGCGGTCCAGGAGGGTGTTAAGGCCGTCCTCAGCGGCCTTGAGGATGTGGTTGCCGTCGTTGGAGTCGAGAAGATGACCGACGCATGGCCGAGCGACGCGACTCGCTATTTGGCCTACGCGGCAGATGCCGACTGGGAGCTCTTCCACGGGGCGAGCTTCGTCGCCCTCAACGCGCTCATCATGAGGCTCTACATGAAGGAGTACGGCTACACAGAGGAGGACCTCGCCCTCTTCGCGGTCAACGCCCACGCCAACGGTGCTAAGAACCCCTACGCGATGTTCAAGAGGTCGATCACCGTTGAGACCGTCATGAAGAGCCCGTATGTGGCGGACCCGCTCAAGCTCTTCGATGCATCGCCGGTCTGCGACGGTTCCGCGGCGGTTATAATCACTACTCCTGAGAAGGCGAAGGAGCTCGGCGTTCCGAAGGAGAAGTGGGTCGAGGTTGCCGGAATGGGGCGCGCCATAGACACGATCAACCTCGCCAACAGGGAGGACTTCCTCACGCTCAAAGCCGCCAAGGTCGCCGCCGAGAGGGCCTACAAGATGGCCGGCGTTGAGGCCAAGAACATCGACTTCTTCGAGGTTCACGACGCCTTCACCGTCATGGCGGCACTCAGCCTCGAGGCCCTCGGCGTTGCGAAGAAGGGTGAGGGAGCGAAGCTGGCCAAAGAGGGACAGATAGCCATCGACGCCGACTACCCGATACAGACCATGGGAGGTCTCAAGGCTCGTGGTCACCCGGTCGGAGCCACGGGAGTTTACCAGACCGTTGAGGCCGTCCTTCAGCTCCGCGGTGAGGCGCCGAGCCAGGTGCCTGACGCGGAAATCGGCCTGACTCAGAACATAGGTGGAACTGGTTCGAACATAACCGTTAACGTCTTTAGGAGGGTCTGA
- a CDS encoding TATA-box-binding protein, which yields MVDMSNVKLRIENIVASVDLFTQLNLEKVIEICPNSKYNPEEFPGIICRFEEPKVALLIFSSGKLVVTGAKSVEDIERAVNKLIQMLKKIGAKFARAPQIDIQNMVFSGDIGMEFNLDAVALSLPNCEYEPEQFPGVIYRVKEPRAVILLFSSGKIVCSGAKSEHDAWEAVRKLLRELEKYGLIEEEEEW from the coding sequence TTGGTCGACATGAGCAATGTAAAGCTCAGGATTGAAAACATCGTCGCTTCTGTGGACTTATTCACCCAGCTCAACCTTGAGAAGGTTATTGAAATCTGCCCCAACTCCAAGTACAACCCCGAGGAGTTCCCCGGCATAATCTGCCGCTTCGAGGAGCCCAAGGTTGCTCTTCTGATATTCAGCTCAGGTAAGCTCGTCGTCACCGGCGCAAAGAGCGTCGAGGACATAGAGCGCGCCGTCAACAAGCTCATCCAGATGCTCAAGAAGATAGGCGCCAAGTTCGCCCGCGCCCCGCAGATAGATATCCAGAACATGGTCTTCAGCGGCGACATAGGCATGGAGTTCAACCTCGATGCCGTCGCTCTGAGCCTGCCGAACTGTGAGTACGAACCCGAGCAGTTCCCCGGCGTTATCTACCGCGTTAAGGAGCCGAGGGCTGTGATACTGCTCTTCTCTTCGGGCAAAATCGTCTGCTCCGGAGCGAAGAGTGAGCACGACGCCTGGGAAGCCGTTAGAAAGCTCCTCCGCGAGCTGGAGAAGTACGGTCTCATCGAGGAAGAGGAGGAGTGGTGA
- a CDS encoding GNAT family N-acetyltransferase, with product MAEVKIERLPKLDQETLERLIEIYMRGYEGMREYGGEGEGYAKRYLRWCWNKAKDGFFIAKIGDEIAGFIVCDADWYSKYEGRTVGAVHEFVLDKKFQGHGIGHMLMEKCLEYLGERTDRVELWVGEKNEGAIRFYEDYGFKKVGQSGIWVRMVKDLKRKEGNASE from the coding sequence ATGGCGGAAGTGAAGATAGAGCGGCTCCCCAAGCTTGACCAAGAGACGCTGGAAAGGCTCATAGAGATATACATGAGGGGCTACGAGGGTATGCGCGAGTACGGCGGCGAGGGAGAGGGCTACGCGAAGCGCTACCTCCGGTGGTGCTGGAACAAGGCAAAGGACGGCTTTTTCATCGCCAAGATCGGCGACGAGATAGCGGGCTTCATAGTCTGCGACGCGGACTGGTACAGCAAGTACGAGGGGAGAACCGTCGGGGCAGTCCACGAGTTCGTGCTCGACAAGAAGTTCCAGGGACACGGCATAGGCCACATGCTGATGGAGAAGTGCCTGGAGTACCTCGGGGAACGCACCGACCGGGTGGAGCTGTGGGTCGGGGAGAAAAACGAGGGTGCCATCAGATTCTACGAGGACTACGGCTTTAAGAAAGTCGGCCAGAGCGGGATATGGGTGCGCATGGTGAAAGACCTGAAGAGAAAAGAGGGGAACGCTTCCGAATGA
- a CDS encoding DUF356 domain-containing protein, which produces MRNTMVLVRTDNFQKASIALADLVRYGGMQIRGDPRIIPPALSDWAFEKISGEKPRRRFRAHVIAQIDLAPAKAIGRLMDIHPPAHVLVIPPDTEVWEELMRLWGTFEKLKGFHPPKRTRAEELRKKREKEMENEELDEL; this is translated from the coding sequence ATGAGAAACACGATGGTTTTAGTAAGGACCGACAACTTCCAGAAGGCCAGCATAGCCCTCGCAGACTTGGTGCGCTACGGGGGAATGCAGATACGCGGCGACCCGAGGATTATTCCCCCCGCCCTCTCGGACTGGGCCTTTGAGAAGATAAGCGGCGAGAAGCCGAGGAGGCGCTTCAGGGCCCACGTGATCGCCCAGATAGACCTCGCGCCGGCGAAGGCAATAGGCAGGCTTATGGACATACACCCACCCGCGCACGTCCTCGTGATTCCCCCCGATACCGAAGTCTGGGAAGAACTGATGCGCCTCTGGGGAACTTTCGAGAAGCTCAAAGGCTTCCACCCGCCGAAGAGAACCAGAGCGGAGGAGCTGAGGAAGAAGCGCGAGAAAGAGATGGAGAACGAAGAACTGGATGAACTCTGA